The Ptiloglossa arizonensis isolate GNS036 chromosome 2, iyPtiAriz1_principal, whole genome shotgun sequence sequence GAGTTAATCGGGATACATGAGAGTGAAGTGCACCCTCTTCAAGAACACTCAACCTTGATTCTACCTTACCAAGAATAGCTTGTTCAGTAGATCCAACTATAGCCCACCAAACCATATCTAAATTGTCTTTTGACATATTCCATGCCATTTCAAAAACAAGCATTGCACACTGTAAGAACAAAAAacataatgaaatttttaatcaatgtgtatttttattttaatacaatgCTTACAGATTTGCCATAATAACTGTACTGCGTATAATTGAATAGAGTAGTTGCTCTGTTTTCTGACCACTTTCTGCGTTCAGCCCTTTTAATAATATCTTCTTCATTTAatcttcgtctttttttttgAGATTCATCATTTTCTAATTCTTCATTCATATCATCTTCATCAGACTAAGGATTATGAAACAtgacatttttttaaacatttatgaACATGCAAAGTAAAAAAAGGTTACCGAATCGTCTCTGAAGATATCATTGTATTCTGGAATCTCATCCTCTTCATCAGCTTTGCCAAGTATACGTACTTGATCTTCTGAGTATATGTTGCATAAATCATAAGGTCTATGACTAtcaagaatataaaatatcacAGATTCTGCAGGCTGCAACAATTCCACTAAGTCTAAGGTTCCTCCACAATTAatcaaaataacattttttacctAAACAAATAGCAATTGTTAATTGTTAATTCTAttgcaaaaaatatacaaatatatatatatttatgaaattttcattaCCTCCTCACAATTTTCATTAAAGGCATGTATCATATCCTGAATACCTTGGACAGGTATAAGTGTATATATCATGGTATCATTTTTAAATAGTTGCTGCAAAATTCTACAAGCACAAATGGCATCAATATCAAAATTAACTAGTAATAAACATCTCTGTAACAAAGAATAAAGGCAAATGAATAACTTTactatgaaaataattaattacaatttacattagTGTTTCTATTTAAATTCAATGATTTTGGCAACTCATGATATATATAAAAGGGTGTAATATATGTGATTGTAACtaaaaattataactattcACCAAGTATGAACTAACAAATATAAGAACAATTCAAAAGTAAAACAAAAGTAAATCAAACGTAAGATTTTATGATCATTCGAAAACAACAAGATTAAGTAACAAGAAAGACTATTTAACCTATATAAATACATTGAGTTACCAAATTTTTAAAATGCAAAAAGTTAAATATGTAACTCACGTCACCCCTTATTAAGCGGTAGAAACCTCTTTCTAAGTTTTCCACAAACATATTGCGGTGATTCTCGGCATGGGAATACCTTTTATAATCACCGAACTCATTCAACACCGTTTCACTTTTTACTAATTCTAAACGACAACGTGCTGTTTGCAGTACTGAATGCAAGAAAATGCATTGGTAGATAATCAGGAAATATCGATACTAAAcagttataaatattcatcacagaatgtataatgtataaaatgtccGAAATTCatgattgtataaattgtattaaaattcttatttaatgaacgcataaaattgtaATGcagaatttaaaatacaaacaatAACACTCAGAAATTGGAGGCAAGTTGCAGTTGAATTTAAAAGTAGTTGGTGCATAAAAGAACTCTAAGATGGGCTTCAATTATGTATtttcatattaaataaaaatacaatttcatcACAGTcattatgtattatttttacattagtTAGTTGTTTGAGTTACTTATCTTATCATATCACATGAATTCAATATAACATACTTTTAAGAACCTTTTCTATGTTATCAGAATATTATTTAACATAGCAGATCTACTCTACACTTTGTTCATGGAATTCTGTAGTAGGACATAGTTGCTTCCGCGTGTTTGGTGTCGCATCGGTTCTTTGGAGTACACGTGTTGTTTCTACCTGCTTAAAAATGGCAGAAAGCGgtaattgttattaattttatttgtattttatattgtttCATGTACTATTTATCACACTGTACTCGTTAATTTAAATTAGGATTTTTATTTCATGCATAAGCATTAATAAAGATATGTACCTATTGTTATAAGTTTTGGTTACATGTGTAGCGGTAAACACGTGTTTTTATGCTTAATAAAAATCCCGATCGAAGATATTACTTTAAGTATAACACGTTGTACATGTTTTGTGCGCTTGatttatattgaaattaattttccatataCGTATGTGGTTATGTTCTAAAATTATGGTGTCGACAATTAAAGTGGTTGTAAATACATaggttaatttttgttttttttatgtagacaaaagtaagaaaaaaagtAAGAAGAAATCGCTTGGAGAAATACAAGCAACAATGAAGTGTCAAATTGAACCTTCCACTGAACTTGTAAAACTTGAATACAAAGATTGGCCTCTACTATTTAAGgtacataatataaaaataaatttatttggtgaccaaaagaataatttttttacataattttgactgagaataaattaatattatttcagaattttgataaaatgttaACTCGTACAAAACATTTTACTCCTTTAATCAGTGGCTCAACACCATTACATCGTAGTTTATCTGAGTATGTAAAATCTGGATGCATTAATCTTGATAAACCATGCAATCCATCATCCCATGAGGTTGTAGCATGGATAAAGAGAATTTTAAAAGTAGAGAAAACTGGTCACTCCGGTACCTTAGATCCTAAGGTATCTGGTTGCTTAATAGTATGTATTGATAGAGCAACTAGATTAGCTAAATCACAGCAGTCTGCTGGAAAAGAATATGTTTCTGTCTTTAAATTACATTCTGCTCCAGAAAGTATTCAAAAGGTAAATTCATTACAGTTCATTTAACTGTAATTGTATCAATTTTACTCAATACATTAATCACAATAATGAAACAATATAGGTAAATCAAGCATTGGAAAAATTACGTGGTGCGCTTTTCCAACGGCCTCCACTTATATCTGCAGTCAAACGTCAACTTCGTGTCAGAACAGTTTATGACAGTTGGTTCCTAGATTACGATGATGAACGGAATATGGGAGTGTTCAGAGTTAGTTGTGAAGCTGGTTCTTATATTAGAACTATTTGTGTTCATCTTGGCCTCTTCTTAGGCACTGGTTGTCAAATGCAAGAACTACGAAGAAATCGTTCAGGTGTACAATCTGAAAAAGATGGAATGGTTACTATGCATGATATACTTGATGCTCAATGGTTATATGAAAACCATGGAGATGAATCATATTTAAGAAGAGTAATTAAACCTTTGGAAGCTCTTCTTGTAAATCACAAGAGAATCATTGTA is a genomic window containing:
- the Nop60b gene encoding dyskerin pseudouridine synthase 1 Nop60B, producing the protein MAESDKSKKKSKKKSLGEIQATMKCQIEPSTELVKLEYKDWPLLFKNFDKMLTRTKHFTPLISGSTPLHRSLSEYVKSGCINLDKPCNPSSHEVVAWIKRILKVEKTGHSGTLDPKVSGCLIVCIDRATRLAKSQQSAGKEYVSVFKLHSAPESIQKVNQALEKLRGALFQRPPLISAVKRQLRVRTVYDSWFLDYDDERNMGVFRVSCEAGSYIRTICVHLGLFLGTGCQMQELRRNRSGVQSEKDGMVTMHDILDAQWLYENHGDESYLRRVIKPLEALLVNHKRIIVKDSAVNAICYGAKIMLPGILMYDDGIELNQEIVIVTTKGEAIALAIALMTSPTMTACDHGVAAKIKRVIMERDAYPRKWGLGPKASVKKRMIIEGKLDKYGKPNENTPAGWLSSYTDYSTATIKTEENGVTDTVTQKRKWEATLPPPTTDVTIKEEKIEDPETASPKDKKKDKKDKKKKKKKEKNESEADDSVVIEGASEETPVKEEKKKKKKKKDKEQEAPTSS